CACTTCGGACATGTATATGCTATGCTCTGCTCCCTGCACCGGTAGCACCTGTTAATCTCGTGCGCACACACCGGGCACGGGAACCAGGTGGATCCTTCCTCG
The genomic region above belongs to Methanoculleus oceani and contains:
- a CDS encoding zinc finger domain-containing protein, with amino-acid sequence MTARDRCTSCNATLAEEGSTWFPCPVCAHEINRCYRCREQSIAYTCPKCGFRGP